A region from the Benincasa hispida cultivar B227 chromosome 12, ASM972705v1, whole genome shotgun sequence genome encodes:
- the LOC120067198 gene encoding inactive beta-amylase 9 produces MEVSVIGKSQAKIAGADFGNRELGFFNSKVDRKIFGSKSKICFMRNSRCERSRIRLSTKAVQMEPVQPQNLNVGRRSKSLEGVKLYVGLPLDAVSTCNAINHSRAIAAGLKALKLLGVEGVELPVWWGIAEKETMGKYEWSGYLALAEMVQNAGLKLHVSLCFHASNQPRVPLPEWVSKIGESEPSIYFTDRYMQQYKDCISLSVDNLPVLNGKTPIQVYHEFCESFKSSFSNLLGSTISGISMSLGPDGELRYPSQRQLKSHRVGEFQCYDKNMLSLLKQHAEASGNPLYGLGGPHDAPSYDEMPNSNSFFKEHGGSWESHYGDFFLSWYSSELIAHGDRLLSLASSVFGNTEATIHGKVPLMHFWYKTRSHPSELTAGFYNTANRDGYNAVAEMFARNSSKMILPGMDLSDQHHPQELLSSPESLIAQIKSASKKHGVMLSGQNSSDSGPHGCFDRIKKNLDGENVELFTYQRMGAYFFSPEHFPSFAEFVRSVHQLELHSDDLPADEEEEDDVTEMPCPSPVPEARMQAA; encoded by the exons ATGGAGGTTTCGGTGATCGGAAAATCTCAGGCGAAGATCGCTGGAGCCGATTTTGGTAACAGGGAGTTAGGGTTTTTCAATTCGAAAGTAGATAGAAAGATTTTTGGTTCGAAGTCGAAGATCTGTTTCATGAGAAATTCGAGGTGTGAAAGGTCGAGAATCCGATTATCGACGAAAGCCGTGCAGATGGAACCAGTTCAACCTCAAAACCTAAACGTTGGAAGAAGATCCAAATCT CTTGAGGGGGTGAAATTGTATGTTGGTTTGCCATTAGATGCAGTTTCTACCTGCAATGCAATTAACCATTCAAGGGCAATTGCAGCTGGCCTTAAGGCTTTGAAGCTGCTTGGTGTAGAAGGTGTAGAGCTTCCGGTGTGGTGGGGAATCGCTGAGAAAGAAACCATGGGGAAatatgaatggtcaggctaTCTTGCCCTTGCGGAGATGGTCCAAAATGCAGGTCTCAAGCTACATGTTTCACTTTGCTTCCATGCATCTAACCAACCAAGAGTTCCTCTACCCGAATGGGTCTCGAAGATCGGTGAATCTGAGCCTAGCATCTACTTCACCGATCGTTACATGCAGCAATATAAAGATTGCATATCACTCTCTGTTGATAACCTTCCTGTCCTGAATGGGAAGACTCCTATCCAAGTCTACCATGAATTTTGTGAGAGCTTCAAGTCTTCATTCTCAAATCTCTTGGGCTCTACAATCTCG GGTATCTCCATGAGTCTCGGACCAGATGGTGAACTTCGATATCCTTCCCAGCGACAACTGAAGTCACATAGAGTTGGAGAATTTCAGTGCTATGACAAAAACATGCTTAGCCTTCTTAAGCAACATGCCGAAGCAAGCGGGAATCCTTTATATGGACTCGGAGGCCCCCATGATGCTCCGAGCTATGACGAAATGCCGAACTCGAACAGTTTCTTCAAAGAACATGGTGGTTCATGGGAGTCTCACTATGGCGATTTCTTCCTTTCGTGGTATTCTAGTGAGCTAATTGCTCACGGCGATCGCCTTCTCTCTCTTGCCTCATCTGTCTTTGGAAACACCGAAGCAACCATTCATGGGAAGGTTCCATTGATGCATTTTTGGTACAAAACTAGATCACACCCTAGTGAATTAACAGCCGGATTCTACAATACCGCCAACCGAGATGGATACAATGCTGTTGCCGAAATGTTCGCCAGGAACTCAAGCAAAATGATCTTACCTGGAATGGACCTATCAGATCAACATCATCCTCAGGAGTTGCTATCAAGCCCCGAGTCATTAATAGCACAAATCAAGTCAGCTAGCAAAAAGCACGGTGTAATGTTGTCAGGACAAAACTCATCCGATTCGGGACCTCATGGGTGCTTCGATAGGATAAAGAAGAATTTGGACGGGGAAAATGTGGAGTTGTTCACATACCAGAGAATGGgagcttatttcttctctcCAGAGCACTTTCCTTCGTTTGCTGAATTTGTTCGAAGTGTTCATCAACTCGAACTGCATTCAGATGATCTTCCCGCCgacgaggaagaagaagacgacgTCACCGAGATGCCATGTCCCAGTCCCGTGCCTGAAGCACGGATGCAAGCGGCTTAA
- the LOC120067264 gene encoding tubby-like F-box protein 3: MSLKSIFQDMRSRSRCVVQDASAPEPTDALDQSCWANMPQELLREVLMRIEASETSWPPRKSVVSCAGVCRSWRAITREIVKTPEVSGRLTFPISIKQPGPRDPLLQCFIKRNRSNQTYYLFLSLTSALSDDGKFLLAARKCKRPTYTDYIISLHAEDLSKGSSTYVGKLRSNFLGTKFTIFDGQPPHSGAKITKSRSTRLVNLKQVSPKVPAGNYPVAHISYELNVLGSRGPRRMQCVMDAIPASAVELGGVAPTPTELSLSNVELFPSFPFLRSKSNADSLLSEPLGSQKDGMLVLRNKTPRWHEQLQCWCLNFHGRVTIASVKNFQLVASPENDPPTLEHEKIILQFGKVGKDLFTMDYRYPISAFQAFAICLSSFDTKIACE; encoded by the exons ATGTCTCTCAAGAGCATCTTTCAAGATATGAGGTCCCGCTCACGCTGTGTGGTGCAGGACGCCTCCGCACCCGAGCCCACGGACGCCCTGGACCAGAGCTGTTGGGCCAATATGCCTCAGGAGCTTCTCAGGGAGGTTTTGATGAGAATCGAGGCGTCCGAGACCTCGTGGCCACCGAGGAAAAGTGTCGTCTCTTGCGCCGGAGTGTGCCGGAGCTGGCGAGCCATTACTAGGGAGATCGTTAAAACGCCGGAGGTTTCTGGCAGGTTGACGTTCCCGATCTCTATCAAGCAG CCTGGTCCGAGGGATCCTCTTCTACAGTGTTTCATAAAGCGAAACAGATCCAATCAAACTTATTATCTCTTCCTCAGTTTGACAAGTG CACTAAGTGATGATGGTAAATTTCTACTTGCTGCTCGCAAATGCAAGCGCCCGACCTACACGGATTATATTATCTCTTTACATGCTGAGGATTTGTCAAAGGGGAGCAGCACCTATGTTGGGAAATTGAG ATCTAATTTCCTAGGAACCAAGTTCACAATCTTTGATGGGCAACCACCACATTCCGGAGCTAAGATCACTAAAAGTCGCTCCACAAGGCTAGTGAATCTGAAACAAGTTTCCCCCAAGGTCCCTGCAGGAAACTATCCAGTTGCACACATTTCATATGAACTAAACGTATTGGGATCAAG GGGTCCAAGGAGAATGCAGTGTGTCATGGATGCTATTCCCGCTTCTGCAGTTGAACTTGGAGGAGTGGCTCCCACGCCGACCGAGCTTTCTTTGAGCAACGTGGAATTGTTTCCATCATTCCCTTTCTTAAGGTCGAAATCAAATGCGGATAGCTTGCTTTCTGAACCTTTGGGCAGTCAGAAAGATGGAATGTTGGTGCTGAGAAACAAAACTCCCAGGTGGCACGAGCAGCTTCAGTGCTGGTGTCTCAACTTTCATGGAAGAGTTACAATTGCTTCTGTGAAAAATTTTCAACTAGTCGCTTCTCCGGAAAATGATCCACCTACACTAGAACATGAGAAGATCATCCTTCAGTTTGGAAAAGTGGGGAAGGATTTATTCACAATGGATTATCGTTACCCGATCTCCGCTTTCCAGGCTTTTGCGATCTGCCTCAGCAGCTTTGACACCAAGATTGCTTGTGAATGA